TTTCCTTCCACCCAGCATAGAACCTACTGCTACAGGCCATATTATTGAGCAAATCGAGATCATCAAAAAGATTATCGAAAATGGCATTGGTTATGTTTCCAATGGCTCTGTTTATTTTGATGTTCAAAAATTTAACAAGACCCATAATTATGGAAAACTGAGCGGCAGAAACATAGAGGACATGATTGCCAATACACGTGAGCTTGACGGACAATCCGACAAACGAAATCCGCAGGATTTTGCCCTATGGAAAAGAGCAGAACCGGAACATATTATGCGATGGCCTTCTCCATGGAGTGATGGTTTCCCAGGCTGGCATTTGGAATGTACTGCAATGAGCACAAAATATCTGGGGAATCACTTTGATATTCACGGTGGCGGAATGGACCTTAAATTCCCACACCACGAATGTGAGATCGCACAAAATGAAGCCTGCACCGGACAAGCTCCTGTAAATTATTGGATGCACGCCAATATGCTTACACTAAATGGCAAAAAAATGGCCAAGTCTACCGGAAACAACATATTGCCAAGAGAAATCTATGCCGGCGGCAGTCCTTTTTTAAGCAAGAAATATGCTCCTTCCGTAGCACGCTTTTTCATGTTGCAGGCACATTACAGAAGTAATCTTGACTTTACAGATGATGCAATCGCAGCCTCTGAAAAAGGCTTTGTAAGATTAATGGATGCTTATGACACGATAAACGAAATCATTCCTTCTGAAAAATCATCGCTTGATATTCGGGCATGGATCGATGCCTGCTATGACGCCATGAACGATGATTTCAATACTCCAATATTAATAGCACAGCTATTTGAAGCAGTTCGCTACATCAATTTATTAAAAGAAAATAAGGAAACGATTACTTCGGAGGATCTGAAACTATTTAGCAAAACCATTGAAAATTTCTTATTTGATGTTTTAGGACTGACTAACGAAAAATCACTTGAAAATAATGACAAGCTAGACAGTGTTGTCAACATGCTTATAGGCATGCGCAATGAAGCAAGAGCCAATAAGGATTTTGCATTGTCTGACAAGATCAGGGACCAGCTTACCAATCTGGGAATTAATCTCAAAGACGGAAAAGAAGGAACAACATTCTCTATAAACTAACAAAAAATGATGAAGCTATTAAGCTTCATCATTTTTTTTAACAGCACTATTGTGAGCCTGAAAAAACTACTTACCGCTCCTTTTATTCTGCTGATCCGGTTTTATCAGGGCGGTATCTCCCCTTTTCTGCCTTCTTCCTGCCGTTATCAGCCAACATGTTCTCAATACACGATAGAGGCACTGCAAAAGCATGGCCTGTTTAAAGGTGGTTATTTGGGAATCCGCAGAATCCTAAGCTGTAATCCTTGGGGCGGAAAAGGCTACGACCCTGTTCCTGAAAAAGTCTGCAAGCATAAACATTAACGCCTTTTTTTGATTCGATTAAAATCAAATCTTTATTTTTACGGTTAAATTCAGAACTTTAAAATTATGACTACAGCTCTAAACATTGTTTGGAATCCATCAGAAGGCATTGACTTAGGTTTTTTCGTAATACGTTATTACAGCCTGATGTTTGTAATTGCCTTTGTATTAGGATGGTATTTAATGAAAAAGATATATTTGCGAGAAGGCGAATCGATTGAAAAATTAGACACGCTTTTCATCTATACTTTTTTCGCCACATTAATAGGAGCCCGCTTAGGCCATGTCATTTTTTACCAGTCAGAGTTGTTCCGCGAAGATTTCTGGAGTGTCTTTCTTCCATTCAAAACGAAACCACATTTTGAATTTACCGGTTTTTCCGGATTGGCCAGCCACGGAGCCGCGATAGCAATAATCATTACAATGTATTTTTACAGCAAGAATGTTATCAAGCGGCCTCTTTTATGGATTTTGGACCGTATTGTAATTCCTGTGGCCTCTGGCGCCATTTTTGTCAGACTTGGAAACTTTTTCAATTCTGAAATCGTAGGACACAAAACGACTTCTCCCCTTGGAATTAAATTTTTAAGGGACAGTATCAAACCTGACGTGGCAATGATTGAAACCAAAACCAACAATGTCAATGATGCATATCACCAAATCGCAACGAATCCAGAATATGCAGCAATATTGCAGCAGGTTGCTCCAAAACATCCGGCACAGCTATATGAAGCGGTTGGCTATGTGATTGTTTTCTTCATCTTATTTTTCTCTTACTGGAAAACACAGGCGAGAGAAAAATCCGGATATCTTTTCGGGCTATTTTTAGTCTTGTTATGGACTGTACGCTTCCTTGTTGAATTCGTAAAAGAAAGCCAGGGTGGAATCGAGGAATCTCTGGGTCTTTTCTCAACAGGACAATGGCTAAGCATTCCTTTTATACTTGCTGGTCTGTATTTTATCTTTACTGCAGAGAAAAAGATAAATTCTTTATAGCAAATTACTCATCAAATATAGAAAGGGCCATACGGCCCTTTTTTATTGGTTTTTACAAACCTTCAAACTTGTGCAATCTAAATATCAATTAAAAACGAAAAGAACTCTTAAAAAGGCTAATTCACAAACGAACGCCTTATATATTATTTTCAAATTCAATACCCAGAACAACATATTTGCGTCTTGGCGCCTTTGCGTGAAAACAGCTTCTCGCTAAGACGCTAAGTTTATGAGGAGCGAACACCATGGAGTAAACCTTTCTGTTTGCTCTATTCCAACAGATTTCCAGAACTATACAAACAAAAAAAAGCCCGACGTATCGGGCTTTTATTATTTATCTATCGAAAACGTATTATTTGTTCTCAACATTATTGTGCATATCTTCAATTCTCTTGTGTTCAGCATCAGAAATCGAATCACAAAGAACCGGTGTTGCAATGAACAATGATGAGTATGTTCCTACGATAATACCCACAAGCATTGCGAATATAAATCCACGGATAGATTCACCTCCAAAGATAAACATGATAAGCAATACTAAAATCATTGTCAACGACGTGTTTAATGTTCTTGACATTGTAGTATTAACCGAACGGTTTACGATATCATTGAAGCTACCTTTTGTTTTACCTGCAAGATATTCACGAATTCTGTCGAATACGATTACCGTATCGTTCATCGAGTAACCAATCACCGTTAAGATAGCCGCAATAAAGTGCTGGTCCATTTCCATGTGGAAAGGCATGAATTTATAACATAATGAATAGATACCTAAAACAAAGATAACGTCGTGCGCTACAGCAGCTATCGCACCTAAGCTGTACTGCCATTTTCTGAAACTAATCATCAGGTAAAGGAAAACAATTCCCATAGCTCCCAATACTGCCCAGAATGAGTTCGTTTTAATATCTTTTGCAACAGCAGGACCTACTTTAGAAGAAGATACGATACCTATGGTTTTTCCATCATATGCATTTACGAATTTTTCATAAGTCAAATCCGGTCCGTAATATTTCTTAAGGTTGTCAAACAGCATTTTGTTTACTTCCACATCAGCATCAGAGCTTGGGTCATCAATCTTATATTTAGTAACAATTTTAAGCTGTTCCTTATCTCCTAATACTTTTGCCTGAACAACTCCGTCAAATACTTTAGTAAGTTCGTCAGATACTTCAGACGCTTCTACCGGCTTTTCAAATCGGATTTGGAAAGTACGACCTCCTTTGAAATCTACACCTTCATCAAGTC
This is a stretch of genomic DNA from Flavobacterium lindanitolerans. It encodes these proteins:
- the cysS gene encoding cysteine--tRNA ligase, which encodes MPLYQTQNLKIYNSLSGEKEVFVPLHEGNVGMYVCGPTVYSNVHLGNVRTFMSFDVVFRYLLHLGYKVRYVRNITDVGHVVDDEDEGEDKIAKKARVEKLEPMEIVQRYTVDFHEILKEFNFLPPSIEPTATGHIIEQIEIIKKIIENGIGYVSNGSVYFDVQKFNKTHNYGKLSGRNIEDMIANTRELDGQSDKRNPQDFALWKRAEPEHIMRWPSPWSDGFPGWHLECTAMSTKYLGNHFDIHGGGMDLKFPHHECEIAQNEACTGQAPVNYWMHANMLTLNGKKMAKSTGNNILPREIYAGGSPFLSKKYAPSVARFFMLQAHYRSNLDFTDDAIAASEKGFVRLMDAYDTINEIIPSEKSSLDIRAWIDACYDAMNDDFNTPILIAQLFEAVRYINLLKENKETITSEDLKLFSKTIENFLFDVLGLTNEKSLENNDKLDSVVNMLIGMRNEARANKDFALSDKIRDQLTNLGINLKDGKEGTTFSIN
- the yidD gene encoding membrane protein insertion efficiency factor YidD, producing the protein MKLLSFIIFFNSTIVSLKKLLTAPFILLIRFYQGGISPFLPSSCRYQPTCSQYTIEALQKHGLFKGGYLGIRRILSCNPWGGKGYDPVPEKVCKHKH
- the lgt gene encoding prolipoprotein diacylglyceryl transferase, producing MTTALNIVWNPSEGIDLGFFVIRYYSLMFVIAFVLGWYLMKKIYLREGESIEKLDTLFIYTFFATLIGARLGHVIFYQSELFREDFWSVFLPFKTKPHFEFTGFSGLASHGAAIAIIITMYFYSKNVIKRPLLWILDRIVIPVASGAIFVRLGNFFNSEIVGHKTTSPLGIKFLRDSIKPDVAMIETKTNNVNDAYHQIATNPEYAAILQQVAPKHPAQLYEAVGYVIVFFILFFSYWKTQAREKSGYLFGLFLVLLWTVRFLVEFVKESQGGIEESLGLFSTGQWLSIPFILAGLYFIFTAEKKINSL